From the Phyllopteryx taeniolatus isolate TA_2022b chromosome 16, UOR_Ptae_1.2, whole genome shotgun sequence genome, one window contains:
- the LOC133465528 gene encoding BAH and coiled-coil domain-containing protein 1 isoform X6 codes for MFLLGSGLMGNSSASFMGTFLASSLGSPPSHPSHHSRPPSSPSSPSFRGGPHSGASQIWFSHSHEAAAGYPRFSGSLAHTFLPMSHLDHHANGGVLYGQHRFYDTQKENFYIRSLPSQPPLISTNHSLTPLSRAGPGLSQGPCSRERDPGGGTSLLKSLKEGTMERGVGPVKDKERSNSKQEAKERQQQQQQQQQHHSHQSALPTHHHHHHSHSHQQHPHYPQHPLPLEEVNSRALERHKASLPMEYSKDPQIMGKPLSACLHNGKIQNGETGNAAGPKTSMPSCGGEGTPLGTIGGGGNSHGRHMGSSGNSRCTKEGISGEMRISEQPSDCLERGQAPLHHSLSYSVPPPLQLGSTGAAHPHPHPHTHPHTHAHPGGFHCLQLHPSHPHHPHPSHHAHHHPEFFCPPPPAPLGNPASHDRGQANAGREPKVTAPTFVPSVADTGEKHGGPFQLSNPDCQIVGSGGGNTKDKNVDKNGGGGHHSNWHRKQQQQQQEQQQHAYRKTEKAPDWMQSHHHHLQAAQLPPPIQQPQKQHQAVRSRSVECVNNAVDMDMFRSSLPQGPKTGHSVPHSVNTSPYRDCSHPGPPPNSSPLGNKNMSQHSGPGGSCSLQRDGQKVARIRHQQHGRPGPDAPSPGDLNHGTVQEMKRKIDMSAYSYSSNSGQQHHQQPPVPQWAMRPPQHMPHNEEEQRKSYMELGSSTMQHSQQQQQRMNLPPQPTPAPPVGQQQQQPQQQPEPQGSTRAESSAMKSLLKYSNQQQPQLLSQKTPFGGLGSLKSGPAGGSCALQINKQSLPSRKGPINDSERPDYSGRHRDIGEAGHGEGEVRQPPVGIAVAVARQREPSCRSSDGHSTSRHGRVHPTVKGPPHTMYPSDPSTEQERKMMSGEQIGLTCLDRDRDAYIRDNKERVEFSRIHPSNSCHGDLTSHLMVPGGTSLQSGQLADPAAHSAHHHWMPRTGSPSLWMTGHSYAGIGHTALHQNLPPGFSAAMPGALQPVLPLPQDPSAQLVVLPTDAPAHPAPHHLDVMEQPGLWPPVYTARGPASHMQHPTVYSRSQFLRQQELYALQQHQQLQHQHQSHQSQQMHAQPHQPQQQQQQQQQQHKPVHSMDMQQQAPHNAQMQKRADEPSVDLEELIPKPRTSKPSKPYSYNPPQRNTSPPGACTALLSPCCQSPSMRPHPKSTPSTPCPAPSPAVTAPRSPTISPASSQMPKGADPQDKRGEGQAPQDYPESLEPDLPPGYTYSAVTIGYRSGPSPRDIQLAEPADLEAIQSEPSEHAPQSLSGLGEGLDCQVVVRPLPEPNAPKEVEQRDERSIIEGVLDQREEVEPAVVTVANYVSGENEVEEQGAAEEEVLVCPPADSPVCEAASCPVPLCTEEPERSETIITLEDDDKPMDEESQVEHVMSEEQKPVLGTIVELNPTTPAALEEQSGSTEEVKDSMQQQQQGNKMAADNASMDMVCLSPAAASVPNPRQATAAESPKPLVPCYWSLELLIAAAFCTDIPPFPMLPFNTPSVGQSQPKPCQGMELLSEVAELELQQKRHSNGESKEEELLMFDLHSLATLATARSLETSSQEGNSACSGRQFPARKTVNLRRKCSWTPRNEPVCQAKGSMETMDGPELEMRVKLAELQRHYKEKQRELAKLQRKHDHQKEETPRSPARRGPGRPRKKKPILTTSSVSSEGQRKVKPMLAGHSLMPEELGGGGDSQRRKKRLSSRGFEQVGSTQIKAQGCRKGGPQSVLGSKLAADVAQLKQKSQSKKTLAGMHYRDKEVSPCNSKHGHRSQGNRRESGGHSDTAASVDSGPQENWSGDVHCGSKKGTPDSAHHKKTGARGNRGQRRESLGESSNPESDSSEQGEEEEEGSNDSDEVQDIRPQPARDVTSSSPVTGPSPSSIVKLEANQKARNKKQRQELYGSHTLSGTDGEVKVRKKNPCRLSLASAVKSRHEDHNTERVRRPCAPRSKEPRWGSHGNRGNRFRRSMGLPTFPTTSERLKRATRKSTMLRGTINKRRNCWAPVSKSEDGSRGRRAEEQQTKGRAVSRLLESFAADEGFQMDGSSFSEEEADDNSDSCNKTPEVPNCVLTKERLTDGLKILVSKEDELLYAARIHTMDLPDIFSITIDGERGNRAKIYSLEQLLREAVLDVRPDSEAMLSDGTRVCAYWSERSRCLYPGYVHRGISTDEAKPGVMVEFDDGDRGKISVPNIRLLPPGYQIHCEETSPAVFVPSGSQVKKSPSFNHAPRDRFNTVSTVKNNQPLTFQKRRPGRPKGSGKKQKQQQLAENANKKSSLFVAWPSLSGTRKRTSHNLFQLNGTPRKALRLREDDSFALNQIQPPVSTQSKGLFSSSSFEVDSFSSIANGYSSFCNKSTGSRPDSSVGPKSGLYGQRHRQDELVVPRGKKSGQEFLVKLDHEGVTSPKTKNSKALLLRGVSSGVSGMPKTEAYSHPVLLVKDNKKGDNSRVELLLKGTTPQRKHSPSLHLGEYGDLGFSSHRECHSSYSDMDDEEEEEQERKRTALALASQGLRTAGHFLSHMSVSSSSSGSSSSSSSGSISSSSLCSSDNDSSYSSEDEESSTLMLQNCLSSHRGLLQPNEPSTSSRQHSFVAKALAVSNTKGSPDEHVSNSKSLKRKECNSSISKSSREFVKKPRMQPDDISCIPRPKMSTFLAGRQMWRWSGSPTQRRGLKGKAKKLFYKAIVRGKEAVKVGDCAVFLSAGRPNLPYIGKIENFWESWTSSMVVKVKWFYHPEETKQGKRQRDGKHALYQSCHEDENDVQTISHKCQVVSREEYESLTRNQKPNSTSPDVYYLAGTYDPTTGQLVTAEGVSILC; via the exons ATGTTTTTACTTG GCAGCGGATTGATGGGAAATTCCTCCGCCTCCTTCATGGGGACCTTTCTGGCCAGCAGTCTGGGCTCGCCCCCTTCCCACCCGTCTCACCATTCCCGGCCGCCCTCCTCGCCTTCCTCGCCCTCCTTCCGGGGCGGACCCCATTCCGGCGCATCGCAAATCTGGTTCTCCCATTCGCATGAAG CCGCCGCGGGGTATCCTCGATTCTCAGGGAGTCTGGCCCACACTTTTCTTCCCATGAGCCACTTGGATCACCATGCCAACGGCGGAGTTCTCTATGGTCAACACCGTTTCTATGACACCCAAAAAG AGAACTTCTACATTCGAAGTCTACCATCACAGCCACCGCTCATCTCAACTAATCACAGTCTGACACCATTGTCCAGGGCAGGCCCAGGACTCTCCCAGGGGCCTTGCAGCAGAGAAAGAGATCCAGGCGGTGGAACAAGTCTGCTTAAGAGTCTTAAAGAGGGAACTATGGAGAGAGGAGTGGGACCTGTCAAAGACAAGGAGCGCTCTAATAGCAAACAGGAGGCAAAGGAAAgacaacagcaacagcagcagcagcagcagcatcacaGCCACCAGTCTGCCCTGCCCACACACCATCATCACCACCATTCCCACTCCCATCAACAGCACCCGCACTATCCCCAACATCCACTGCCCCTGGAGGAGGTCAACAGCCGAGCCCTGGAGAGGCACAAGGCTTCACTCCCAATGGAGTACAGCAAGGATCCACAAATTATGGGCAAGCCTTTGAGTGCTTGCTTGCACAACGGCAAGATACAAAATGGAGAGACAGGAAATGCGGCCGGGCCTAAGACGTCTATGCCCAGTTGCGGAGGGGAGGGCACACCTCTGGGAACTATTGGAGGCGGAGGGAACAGTCATGGCAGACATATGGGATCTAGTGGAAATAGCCGCTGCACCAAAGAGGGGATAAGTGGGGAGATGCGGATTAGTGAACAACCATCAGACTGCCTAGAAAGGGGTCAGGCACCACTCCACCACTCTTTGTCTTACTCTGTACCCCCACCCTTACAATTGGGTTCTACTGGAGCGGCACACCCCCATCCACACCCGCACACTCACCCCCATACACATGCGCACCCTGGAGGCTTCCACTGCCTTCAGCTTCACCCAAGCCACCCGCACCATCCGCATCCTTCCCACCATGCTCACCACCACCCAGAATTCTTCTGtccaccgcctcctgccccactAGGTAACCCTGCCTCACATGACAGGGGACAAGCAAATGCAGGGCGTGAACCTAAAGTCACAGCGCCTACATTTGTGCCATCTGTGGCAgacacaggggaaaaacatGGTGGGCCATTCCAGCTTAGTAACCCCGATTGCCAGATTGTTGGCAGTGGAGGTGGAAATACCAAGGAcaaaaatgtggacaaaaatgGAGGTGGTGGACATCACAGTAATTGGcatagaaaacaacaacagcaacaacaagagCAGCAACAGCATGCGTACAGAAAGACTGAGAAGGCTCCAGACTGGATGCAGTCCCACCACCATCATCTCCAAGCCGCCCAGCTTCCTCCTCCAATTCAACAACCGCAGAAGCAGCACCAGGCTGTACGCTCACGCAGTGTTGAGTGCGTAAACAATGCTGTTGACATGGACATGTTCAGATCCTCATTGCCCCAGGGACCCAAGACTGGACACTCTGTCCCCCATTCTGTCAACACTTCTCCTTACAGAGACTGTTCCCATCCAGGACCCCCACCGAATTCCTCCCCActtggaaacaaaaacatgagtCAGCATAGTGGTCCGGGTGGTAGCTGCTCCTTACAGAGAGATGGCCAAAAAGTAGCCAGGATTCGCCACCAGCAGCATGGACGACCTGGCCCAGATGCTCCTTCTCCGGGTGACCTAAACCACGGAACGGTGCAGGAGATGAAGCGAAAAATTGACATGTCCGCTTACAGTTACAGCAGCAACAGTGGGCAGCAGCACCACCAGCAGCCCCCTGTGCCGCAATGGGCCATGAGACCCCCTCAGCACATGCCACACAATGAGGAGGAACAGAGAAAGTCCTACATGGAGTTAGGAAGCAGTACTATGCAACATtcacagcaacagcagcagagaATGAATCTGCCTCCTCAGCCAACACCTGCACCTCCAGTCGGTcagcaacagcagcaaccaCAGCAACAACCTGAGCCCCAAGGCTCAACTCGGGCAGAGAGCAGTGCCATGAAAAGcttacttaagtacagcaaCCAGCAACAGCCACAGCTCCTCTCGCAGAAAACCCCATTTGGTGGTCTTGGGAGCCTAAAATCAGGCCCTGCTGGAGGAAGCTGCGCCCTTCAGATAAACAAACAGAGTCTACCGTCGAGAAAAGGCCCGATCAATGACAGCGAGCGTCCTGATTACAGTGGACGACACCGGGATATCGGGGAAGCGGGCCACGGGGAAGGCGAGGTGCGGCAGCCGCCGGTTGGGATTGCGGTGGCCGTGGCAAGACAAAGGGAGCCGTCGTGTCGTTCATCAGACGGTCATTCCACCAGCAGACATGGCAGGGTTCATCCCACCGTGAAAG GACCACCCCACACCATGTATCCCTCAGATCCAAGTACTGAGCAGGAGAGGAAAATGATGAGCGGGGAACAGATAGGTCTGACGTGTTTGGACAGGGATCGAGACGCATATATCAG AGATAATAAGGAGAGGGTGGAGTTCTCAAGGATCCATCCCTCCAACAGCTGTCACGGGGACCTTACTTCTCATCTCATGGTCCCAGGCGGGACTTCCCTCCAATCTGGCCAATTAGCAGACCCTGCTGCGCATTCTGCTCACCACCATTGGATGCCAAGAACTGGAAGCCCATCCCTTTGGATGACCGGACACTCTTATG CAGGTATAGGCCATACAGCCCTGCACCAGAATCTTCCCCCTGGTTTCTCCGCAGCCATGCCAGGCGCTCTCCAACCGGTCCTTCCTCTGCCTCAGGATCCCTCTGCCCAGTTGGTGGTCCTTCCCACGGACGCCCCTGCGCATCCTGCACCCCACCACCTTG ATGTGATGGAACAGCCAGGGCTTTGGCCCCCAGTGTACACCGCCCGGGGCCCAGCCTCCCACATGCAGCATCCCACCGTGTACTCTCGATCCCAGTTTCTACGGCAACAGGAGCTTTACGCTCTCCAGCAGCATCAACAGCTTCAGCATCAGCACCAAAGCCACCAGTCGCAGCAAATGCATGCACAGCCTCATCAgccccagcagcagcagcagcaacaacagcaacagcacAAACCTGTGCATAGCATGGATATGCAACAACAAGCCCCTCACAATGCACAG ATGCAGAAGAGGGCAGATGAACCCTCTGTTGACCTGGAGGAACTTATCCCCAAACCGAGGACATCGAAACCATCCAAGCCCTACTCCTACAACCCCCCTCAAAGGAACACCTCCCCCCCTGGAGCCTGCACTGCCCTCTTGTCCCCTTGTTGCCAGTCCCCTTCAAtgcgcccacatcccaaaagcactCCCTCAACACCTTGCCCCGCTCCCAGCCCCGCTGTTACGGCCCCCCGCTCTCCTACCATTAGTCCAGCCTCGTCCCAGATGCCCAAAGGGGCCGACCCCCAAGATAAGCGAGGGGAAGGCCAGGCCCCGCAAGATTACCCAGAATCTTTGGAGCCTG ACCTGCCTCCGGGATACACCTATTCTGCTGTCACGATTGGCTACAGGAGCGGGCCTTCTCCTCGGGATATCCAGCTTGCGGAGCCAGCCGACCTGGAGGCGATCCAATCTGAGCCCTCCGAGCATGCCCCGCAGTCCCTCTCCGGCCTAGGGGAAGGCCTGGACTGCCAAGTGGTGGTCAGGCCTCTCCCGGAGCCAAATGCACCCAAGGAAGTAGAGCAGAGAGATGAGAGGAGCATCATCGAGGGAGTCCTGGACCAGAGGGAGGAGGTGGAGCCAGCAGTGGTGACAGTAGCCAACTATGTATCAGGGGAGAATGAGGTGGAGGAGCAGGGGGCCGCCGAGGAAGAGGTGCTTGTCTGCCCCCCTGCTGACAGCCCGGTGTGCGAGGCTGCTTCCTGTCCAGTGCCCCTTTGCACGGAGGAACCTGAAAGGTCAGAGACTATCATCACCTTGGAAGATGACGACAAGCCTATGGATGAGGAGAGCCAGGTGGAGCATGTTATGTCAGAAGAGCAGAAGCCAGTACTGGGCACCATCGTAGAGCTCAACCCTACAACCCCGGCAGCCCTTGAGGAGCAGTCTGGATCCACGGAAGAAGTAAAGGACAgcatgcagcagcagcagcaggggaATAAAATGGCCGCTGACAACGCCTCGATGGATATGGTTTGTCTTTCCCCTGCCGCAGCGTCTGTCCCGAACCCAAGACAGGCGACTGCTGCTGAATCCCCAAAACCTCTTGTGCCCTGCTACTggagccttgagctgctcattgCTGCAGCTTTCTGCACAGACATACCCCCATTTCCCATGCTTCCTTTTAACACGCCATCAGTCGGCCAATCACAGCCCAAGCCCTGCCAGGGTATGGAGCTTCTCAGTGAAGTGGCTGAGCTAGAGTTACAACAGAAAAGGCACAGCAATGGGGAAAGCAAAG AGGAGGAGTTGCTGATGTTTGACCTTCACAGCCTCGCAACTCTGGCGACAGCCCGATCACTGGAGACGAGTTCACAGGAAGGCAACAGTGCGTGTTCGGGTCGACAATTCCCAGCCCGCAAGACCGTCAACTTACGtcgaaaatgcagctggacaccGCGCAACGAACCA gtgtgccaagctaaAGGCAGCATGGAAACGATGGACGGTCCTGAGCTTGAAATGCGTGTCAAGTTGGCCGAGCTTCAGCGTCACTACAAAGAGAAGCAGAGGGAGCTGGCTAAGCTACAGAGGAAACACGATCATCA AAAAGAAGAAACGCCACGTAGCCCAGCACGAAGAGGACCGGGACGACCCAGGAAGAAGAAGCCCATCCTCACCACAAGCTCGGTGTCGTCTGAGGGCCAAAGAAAAGTCAA GCCGATGCTGGCAGGGCATTCCCTGATGCCTGAGGAGCTAGGAGGGGGAGGAGACAGCCAGAGAAGGAAGAAGAGGCTGTCCAGTCGAGGCTTTGAGCAAGTCGGCAGCACACAG ATAAAAGCGCAAGGTTGCAGAAAAGGTGGTCCTCAAAGTGTACTGGGTTCTAAGTTGGCTGCCGATGTGGCGCAGCTCAAACAGAAGAGCCAGAGTAAAAAGACTCTCGCAGGGATGCACTACAGGGACAAGGAGGTTTCACCGTGCAACTCCAAGCATGGCCACAGAAGCCAGGGCAACAGGCGAGAGTCTGGGGGACACAGCGACACAG CAGCAAGTGTGGACAGTGGTCCTCAGGAGAACTGGTCTGGAGATGTACACTGTGGATCTAAAAAAGGGACGCCTGATTCCGCTCATCACAAAAAGACCGGAGCGAGGGGTAACCGTGGACAGAGGCGGGAGTCgttgggagaaagttctaatCCTGAGAGTGACTCCTCAGAACAAG gagaggaagaggaggaaggaagTAATGATAGTGACGAAGTTCAAGACATAAGACCCCAACCAGCAAGAGATGTGACGTCCAGCTCTCCTGTGACAGGTCCGAGTCCTTCGTCCATTGTAAAACTAGAGGCCAATCAGAAAGCGAGGAACAAAAAACAGAGACAGGAGCTTTATG GCTCCCATACGCTTTCTGGGACAGACGGGGAGGTCAAAGTACGAAAAAAGAACCCCTGTAGGTTGAGCCTGGCCAGTGCAGTCAAAAGCCGCCATGAGGACCACAACACAGAGCGTGTTAGGAGACCATGCGCACCCAGGTCCAAGGAGCCTCGGTGGGGAAGCCACGGCAACAGAGGCAACCGTTTCCGTCGTAGCATGGGGCTGCCTACCTTTCCAACAACGAGTGAGAGGTTAAAGAGGGCTACACGCAAAAGCACCATGTTGAGAGGAACAATTAACAAG CGGAGAAATTGCTGGGCCCCGGTGTCCAAAAGCGAGGACGGCAGCAGAGGCAGAAGAGCCGAGGAGCAACAG ACAAAAGGTCGAGCAGTTAGTCGGCTCCTAGAAAGCTTTGCGGCTGATGAGGGCTTTCAGATGGATGGCAGCAGCTTCTCGGAAGAGGAGGCGGATGACAACAGTGATTCATGTAACAAAACCCCTGAAG TTCCTAATTGTGTCTTGACCAAAGAACGGTTAACGGACGGACTGAAGATACTGGTCTCAAAGGAAGATGAGCTTCTGTATGCTGCCAGGATCCACACCATGGATTTGCCAGATAT ATTTAGTATTACAATTGATGGGGAAAGAGGAAACCGCGCAAAGATCTATTCATTGGAGCAACTTCTTCGGGAAGCT GTCCTCGATGTACGCCCAGATTCAGAGGCTATGTTGAGTGATGGAACCAGGGTGTGTGCTTATTGGAGTGAACGCTCACGCTGTTTGTACCCAGGTTATGTTCACAGAG GGATTTCAACCGATGAGGCGAAGCCAGGAGTAATGGTAGAGTTTGACGACGGAGATCGAGGGAAGATTTCTGTACCAAACATCCGCCTTCTGCCGCCGGGATATCAAATTCACT GTGAGGAGACATCTCCTGCTGTGTTTGTACCCAGTGGGAGTCAGGTCAAGAAAAGCCCCAGTTTCAATCATGCACCCAGAGACAGATTCAACACTGTCAGTACGGTCAAAAACAACCAACCGCTaactttccaaaaaagaagACCAG gGAGACCAAAGGGATCTGGGAAAAAGCAAAAGCAACAACAGCTGGCCGAAAATGCCAATAAAAAGTCCTCTCTTTTTGTGGCATGGCCTTCATTGTCCGGAACCAGGAAGAGGACTTCCCACAATCTATTTCAGCTCAATGGGACACCAAGAAAAGCCTTGAGATTGAGGGAAGATGACTCATTTGCCTTGAATCAGATCCAACCGCCTGTCTCCACCCAATCCAAAGGGCTCTTCAGCAGTAGCTCCTTTGAGGTGGACTCCTTCAGTAGCATTGCAAATGGATACTCCTCCTTCTGCAACAAGTCCACAGGATCACGTCCAGATTCATCTGTTGGTCCTAAAAGTGGTCTTTATGGACAGAGACACAGACAAGATGAGTTGGTAGTACCGAGGGGAAAGAAGTCAGGACAAGAATTTCTGGTCAAGTTAGATCATGAAGGAGTAACTTCCCCAAAGACCAAGAACAGCAAGGCTCTATTGCTGCGAGGTGTCTCTTCTGGTGTGAGCGGAATGCCTAAGACGGAGGCTTATTCACATCCGGTCCTTCTGGTTAAAGACAACAAAAAGGGTGATAACTCTAGGGTTGAACTTCTCCTGAAAGGAACCACACCCCAAAGAAAGCATTCCCCTTCATTGCATCTAGGAGAATATGGAGACTTGGGCTTCAGTTCGCACCGAGAGTGTCATAGCTCCTACTCTGATATggatgatgaagaggaagaagagcaggagAGGAAAAGGACTGCACTTGCATTGGCTTCGCAGGGTTTAAGGACAGCTGGCCATTTCCTCTCTCATATGTCAGTTTCATCCTCTTCTTCTGGTTCATCCAGTTCCTCTTCATCAGGCTCAATATCTAGCTCCAGTCTTTGTTCCTCTGACAATGACTCCTCCTACAGCTCAGAGGATGAGGAAAGTTCGACACTAATGCTACAGAACTGCCTGTCCTCTCACCGGGGACTCCTACAACCCAATGAACCCTCCACTTCCTCACGGCAACATTCATTTGTGGCTAAAGCGTTGGCTGTTTCCAATACCAAAGGATCGCCTGATGAACACGTCTCCAACAGTAAATCTCTTAAGAGGAAAGAGTGCAACAGTTCAATCTCCAAGTCATCTCGAGAATTTGTGAAGAAACCGAGAATGCAACCAGATGACATTTCATGTATTCCAAGGCCCAAGATGTCCACATTCCTTGCGGGACGCCAGATGTGGAGGTGGTCTGGCAGCCCTACACAG aggcgaggcctAAAAGGCAAGGCCAAGAAGCTTTTCTACAAGGCCATCGTGAGAGGAAAGGAGGCAGTAAAAGTGGGAGACTGTGCCGTGTTCCTCTCAGCCGGACGCCCTAATCTACCATACATTGGTAAAATCGAGAACTTCTGGGAGTCTTGGACCTCTAGCATGGTAGTCAAAGTTAAGTGGTTCTACCACCCTGAAGAGACCAAGCAAGGAAAGAGGCAGCGAGATGGCAAG CACGCCCTGTACCAGTCATGTCATGAGGACGAAAATGATGTCCAGACAATCTCGCACAAGTGCCAGGTTGTGAGTCGGGAGGAATATGAGAGTCTGACACGCAATCAGAAGCCGAACAGTACCTCTCCAGATGTGTATTACCTGGCTGGGACATATGACCCTACCACTGGTCAGCTGGTCACTGCTGAAGGGGTTTCGATCTTGTGCTGA